The following proteins come from a genomic window of Mariniflexile sp. TRM1-10:
- a CDS encoding glycoside hydrolase family 31 protein, whose translation MKKVILSIIALSFVLFTSFSNEKYVKSENGIIATVGETKIQIQFYSSSIVRVLKSPSSSNLKKESLTVIKPLEDLKLKISNKKDVIVLKSKDIKVQLNLKTGDVLYEDLNGNSLLSEQSVENQFTPFNDAGKQSYMVKQSFQLAADEAIYGLGQLQNGNLMQNNQEVMLKNSNHNITIPYFYSIKGYSVFWDNYAETKFVDSDQETSFESLGDCVDYYFMYGKEGAGTITKMRDLTGQAPMFPLWTYGYWQSRERYKTQEELLSVVKKYRELEVPLDGIIQDWRYWGEDSLWNAMKWDVDRFPNPKEMADKVHAMNAHLMVVAWPGFGPLTEQYAEFKDKDMLIDFDTWPPKSGTKPYDVYDAEARDIYWDYLNKGVFSKGTDAWWLDSTEPDHINVKDSDFDQQTKLGSYRSVSNAFSLEHTKGIYEHQRKTTENKRVFILTRSAFAGQQRNAANSWSGDVQSSWDALREQIPAALNFTICGIPYWNADIGGFFAGRHRKGGGVKNPEFKELYVRWAQFATFTPMMRSHGTDLPREIYQFGNRGDWAFDAIEKSIKLRYRLLPYLYSTAWKVTNQSDSFMKALPLEYPKDEKTLNITDEYVFGSSFLVAPVINQMYSKGKDENIVEDFSKVKNRSVYLPESNNWIDFWTGETIKGGQEIVKETPVDIMPLYVKAGAIIPWGPEVQYANEKNWDSLEIRVYTGSDCEFTLYNDEGDNYNYEKGKYSTINFKWDDKAKILTIGEQQGDYKGIINQYNFKIALVGNDNGVGLDSSKKYESVSYNGAQKIIHLTGK comes from the coding sequence ATGAAAAAAGTAATTTTAAGTATAATCGCATTAAGTTTTGTTCTATTCACTTCATTCTCAAATGAAAAGTATGTGAAATCAGAAAATGGAATCATTGCAACCGTTGGAGAAACCAAGATCCAAATTCAATTTTATTCATCATCAATTGTAAGGGTGTTAAAGTCCCCTTCCAGTTCTAATTTAAAGAAAGAATCGCTAACAGTCATTAAGCCATTAGAAGACCTAAAACTAAAGATATCAAACAAGAAAGATGTTATTGTTTTAAAATCAAAAGACATAAAAGTTCAATTAAATTTAAAAACAGGAGACGTTTTATATGAAGACTTGAATGGAAATAGTCTGTTAAGTGAGCAAAGTGTAGAAAATCAATTTACCCCATTCAATGATGCAGGTAAACAAAGCTATATGGTAAAGCAATCGTTTCAGCTTGCCGCAGATGAGGCTATATATGGTTTAGGACAATTACAAAACGGAAACCTCATGCAAAACAATCAAGAGGTCATGTTAAAAAACAGCAACCATAATATTACCATACCATATTTTTATTCTATAAAAGGTTACAGCGTTTTTTGGGATAATTATGCCGAGACAAAGTTTGTGGATTCTGACCAAGAAACATCATTTGAATCTTTGGGAGATTGTGTTGATTATTATTTTATGTATGGAAAAGAAGGTGCAGGAACCATAACCAAAATGAGGGATTTAACAGGTCAGGCGCCCATGTTTCCTTTATGGACCTATGGGTATTGGCAATCACGGGAGCGCTATAAAACCCAAGAAGAACTATTAAGTGTCGTAAAAAAATATAGGGAATTAGAAGTGCCTTTAGACGGTATTATCCAAGATTGGAGATATTGGGGAGAAGATAGCTTATGGAATGCCATGAAATGGGATGTCGATAGATTTCCAAACCCAAAAGAAATGGCTGACAAGGTACACGCTATGAATGCCCATTTAATGGTAGTTGCATGGCCAGGTTTTGGACCGTTAACAGAACAATATGCTGAGTTTAAAGATAAGGATATGCTGATTGATTTTGATACGTGGCCACCAAAGAGTGGTACAAAGCCATACGATGTATATGACGCAGAAGCTAGGGATATTTATTGGGACTATTTAAATAAAGGGGTGTTTTCAAAAGGAACGGATGCTTGGTGGCTAGATTCCACGGAACCAGACCATATTAATGTAAAAGACAGTGATTTTGATCAACAAACAAAATTAGGGTCATACCGCTCGGTATCAAATGCATTTTCTTTAGAGCACACAAAAGGTATTTATGAGCACCAAAGAAAAACAACTGAAAACAAAAGGGTATTTATATTAACCAGGTCAGCATTTGCAGGGCAACAACGAAATGCGGCAAATTCATGGTCTGGCGATGTTCAATCCTCTTGGGATGCTCTAAGAGAACAAATTCCTGCTGCACTAAACTTCACCATATGTGGAATACCTTATTGGAATGCAGATATAGGAGGCTTTTTTGCAGGAAGACATCGTAAAGGAGGCGGTGTAAAAAATCCTGAGTTTAAAGAACTGTATGTACGTTGGGCTCAGTTTGCAACCTTTACGCCTATGATGCGCTCACATGGTACAGACTTGCCAAGAGAAATTTATCAATTTGGAAATAGAGGTGATTGGGCTTTTGATGCCATTGAAAAATCAATCAAGTTAAGATATAGATTGTTACCTTATTTGTATTCCACCGCTTGGAAAGTAACCAATCAATCCGATTCGTTCATGAAAGCACTTCCATTGGAATATCCAAAAGATGAAAAAACACTAAATATTACAGATGAGTATGTTTTTGGAAGCTCATTTTTGGTTGCTCCCGTAATAAATCAAATGTATTCCAAAGGAAAAGACGAAAATATAGTTGAAGATTTTAGTAAAGTTAAAAATCGTTCGGTTTACTTGCCTGAGTCAAACAACTGGATTGATTTTTGGACAGGAGAGACCATAAAAGGTGGTCAAGAAATAGTTAAGGAAACCCCTGTAGATATCATGCCATTATATGTAAAAGCAGGTGCCATCATTCCTTGGGGACCAGAGGTACAATATGCGAATGAAAAAAACTGGGATTCTTTGGAAATACGGGTTTATACAGGATCTGATTGCGAATTTACTTTATATAACGACGAAGGGGATAATTATAATTACGAAAAAGGAAAATATAGCACAATTAACTTTAAATGGGACGACAAGGCTAAAATACTAACCATAGGAGAACAACAGGGAGATTATAAGGGTATCATAAACCAATATAATTTTAAAATTGCTTTAGTTGGTAATGATAATGGAGTCGGTTTGGACAGTTCAAAAAAATATGAATCGGTTTCCTATAATGGCGCTCAAAAAATAATACACCTAACCGGAAAATAA
- a CDS encoding family 43 glycosylhydrolase, which translates to MKLMKLGYKLILMCLTVTILYSCKEAKYTNYLFTYFTGNGPGEESIRYALSRNGYNYYALNNNQPIIDSKAISSSGGVRDPHILRGADGKTFYMVVTDLYVTEQGWNNYAMILMKSTDLINWTSSIINIPETYPKEYGDIKRVWAPQTIYDEKTNQYMIYWSMLGNEGPDIIYYAYANKDFTGLATTPKQLFYSPSNSACIDGDIIYNDGKYHLFFKNESAGGGIRQAVSDKINEGYVQLDGFFDQTDAAVEGSGIFKLIDSDEYILMYDMYTSGKYQFTKTKDLQNFTIVDDEISMNFHPRHGTVIPITEEETQALIQKWGLLDKSAFVNFNSDAVRTHNVDINDEAGTMYIPVKLGTDITNLDLKIQTVSWVNLKTTGAQDFSKGAVDYVVESAGKSKTYKVSVHEDNNPVLSGFYADPEIIYSQKTNKYYIYPTSDGFTGWSGTYFKTFSSPDLINWTDEGVILDLKKDVSWADRNAWAPCAIEKKINGAYKYFYYFTAAQKIGVAVSDNPTGPFVDSGEPLISERPEGAKGGQEIDPDIFTDPVSGKSYLYWGNGHMACVELNDDMVTIKPNTLKLLNPGNTFREGTEVFYRNGKYYFMWSEDDTRSPNYRVRYATSDAPTGPLNIPENNIVIEKRPEDGIYGTGHNSVIQTPDTDTWHIVYHRFNRPNGITMGRAAGFNREVCIDKLEFNADGSIKPVKPTVSGIKSIE; encoded by the coding sequence ATGAAACTAATGAAATTAGGCTACAAGCTTATTTTAATGTGCCTTACAGTGACAATTTTGTATTCTTGTAAAGAAGCTAAATACACCAATTATCTATTTACCTATTTCACGGGAAATGGACCAGGAGAAGAATCCATTCGTTATGCCTTAAGTCGCAATGGTTATAATTATTATGCGCTTAATAACAATCAACCTATTATAGATTCTAAGGCAATTAGCTCATCGGGAGGAGTTCGAGACCCTCATATTTTACGTGGTGCAGATGGAAAAACGTTTTATATGGTGGTTACGGATTTGTATGTAACAGAACAAGGTTGGAATAATTATGCCATGATTTTAATGAAATCAACCGATTTGATTAATTGGACCTCATCAATTATAAACATTCCTGAAACATATCCAAAGGAATATGGTGACATTAAACGTGTTTGGGCACCACAAACCATTTATGACGAAAAGACAAATCAGTATATGATATACTGGTCTATGTTAGGCAACGAAGGGCCAGATATTATTTACTATGCCTACGCAAATAAGGATTTTACAGGATTGGCAACGACCCCAAAACAGTTGTTTTATAGCCCATCAAACAGTGCTTGTATAGATGGTGATATTATTTATAATGATGGTAAATATCACCTGTTTTTTAAGAACGAAAGTGCTGGAGGAGGCATTAGGCAAGCAGTATCTGATAAAATAAATGAAGGTTATGTTCAGTTAGATGGCTTTTTCGATCAAACAGATGCGGCAGTAGAAGGCTCTGGAATTTTTAAATTGATTGATTCAGATGAATATATTTTAATGTATGATATGTACACATCAGGAAAATATCAGTTTACTAAAACAAAAGATTTGCAAAACTTTACTATTGTAGATGACGAAATTTCTATGAATTTCCATCCAAGACATGGTACCGTAATTCCTATCACAGAAGAAGAAACTCAGGCCTTAATTCAAAAATGGGGCTTGTTAGATAAAAGTGCCTTTGTGAATTTTAATTCCGATGCCGTAAGAACCCATAATGTTGATATAAATGACGAAGCAGGTACGATGTACATTCCTGTAAAATTAGGAACTGACATAACAAATTTAGACCTAAAAATTCAAACGGTGTCGTGGGTTAATCTAAAAACCACAGGAGCACAGGATTTTTCTAAAGGTGCTGTAGATTATGTTGTTGAATCAGCAGGAAAATCAAAAACGTATAAAGTTTCTGTTCATGAGGATAACAACCCTGTTTTAAGTGGGTTTTATGCCGATCCAGAAATTATTTATTCACAAAAAACAAACAAGTATTATATCTATCCAACAAGTGATGGTTTTACAGGATGGTCCGGTACGTATTTTAAAACATTCTCATCACCGGATTTAATTAATTGGACAGATGAAGGTGTGATTCTTGACTTAAAAAAAGATGTAAGTTGGGCCGACAGAAATGCTTGGGCGCCTTGTGCTATTGAAAAGAAAATTAATGGTGCTTATAAATACTTTTATTATTTCACGGCAGCACAGAAAATAGGAGTAGCAGTATCAGACAATCCAACAGGCCCTTTTGTAGATTCTGGAGAACCATTGATTTCAGAAAGACCAGAAGGAGCTAAAGGCGGTCAAGAAATAGACCCAGATATTTTTACCGATCCAGTGTCGGGTAAAAGCTATTTGTATTGGGGTAATGGCCATATGGCGTGTGTTGAGTTAAATGACGACATGGTTACTATAAAGCCAAACACCTTAAAACTTTTAAACCCAGGTAACACCTTTAGAGAAGGCACCGAGGTTTTTTATAGAAACGGAAAATACTACTTTATGTGGTCTGAAGACGATACAAGAAGTCCAAACTACAGAGTAAGATATGCCACTTCAGATGCTCCAACAGGGCCATTAAATATTCCGGAAAATAACATTGTAATAGAAAAAAGGCCAGAAGATGGCATTTACGGTACTGGGCACAATAGTGTGATACAAACACCAGATACCGACACATGGCATATTGTCTACCACCGTTTTAACAGGCCTAACGGTATTACAATGGGAAGAGCAGCAGGGTTTAACAGGGAAGTCTGTATAGATAAATTGGAGTTTAATGCCGATGGAAGTATCAAGCCTGTAAAACCAACGGTGTCTGGAATAAAATCAATAGAATAA